Proteins from one Hoplias malabaricus isolate fHopMal1 chromosome 2, fHopMal1.hap1, whole genome shotgun sequence genomic window:
- the zgc:172122 gene encoding OX-2 membrane glycoprotein, translating to MFSFALSLWLWSALILLPLLQAKVTAPAQLHATLGLPFVLPCNVSIKSGEVLKQVRWLGVQNNTLLHYLANNPGSLTRNDGVELVTQPTHTSAISIKKTKPGDEGCYTCMFDVYPSGQQQGKTCVSVEAKVESEGNKTVVRGNAVTLSCKYALVDKVQQVLWKKTAEQGDTTTVASLTKQGRVTVETPFKERIKLGQSLGHSQLTINPALTEDEGCYTCDFHTYPDGLKSVTACLYVYVLPKPEVSSTIIEPGVLQVNCTALSRPPADLIWNVENHTRSLGSSDTSYYQQGDGTTTVVSTILLQGELLDEEHVTCTAVHRGLERNISVTLNKIGNTHIILLSVGCVILVLLICLCICMKKC from the exons ATGTTTAGCTTTGCTCTATCACTGTGGCTGTGGTCAGCTCTGATACTGCTCCCTTTACTGCAAG CTAAGGTCACTGCCCCAGCCCAACTGCATGCGACACTGGGGCTCCCTTTTGTGCTTCCATGTAATGTATCTATTAAATCCGGGGAAGTCCTTAAGCAGGTCCGCTGGCTGGGCGTCCAGAACAATACTCTCCTCCATTACCTGGCCAATAACCCTGGCAGCCTCACTAGAAATGATGGAGTGGAGCTAGTCACTCAGCCAACACATACCAGTGCCATCTCCATCAAGAAAACCAAGCCAGGGGACGAAGGCTGCTACACATGTATGTTTGATGTGTACCCGTCCGGCCAGCAACAAGGGAAGACTTGTGTCTCTGTAGAGG CAAAGGTGGAATCTGAGGGGAACAAGACGGTAGTCCGTGGAAACGCTGTAACACTGTCGTGCAAGTATGCTCTGGTGGACAAAGTCCAACAGGTTTTGTGGAAGAAAACAGCCGAGCAGGGAGACACTACCACTGTGGCATCCCTCACCAAACAGGGCCGTGTTACCGTGGAGACCCCTTTCAAAGAGCGAATTAAGCTGGGCCAGTCTCTGGGACACAGCCAACTGACAATAAACCCGGCCCTCACAGAGGACGAAGGGTGTTATACCTGTGATTTCCACACATACCCAGATGGCTTAAAGAGTGTGACAGCATGCCTTTATGTCTATG TGTTACCTAAACCTGAGGTCAGCTCCACCATCATTGAACCTGGTGTGCTCCAGGTCAACTGCACAGCCTTGTCCCGTCCTCCAGCTGATCTCATCTGGAACGTGGAGAACCATACCCGGTCCCTGGGTTCCTCAGACACTTCATATTACCAGCAAGGGGATGGCACCACTACTGTGGTCAGCACCATCCTGCTACAAGGCGAACTGCTGGACGAGGAGCATGTGACATGTACAGCCGTCCACCGGGGCCTGGAAAGAAATATTTCTGTTACATTGAACAAGA TTGGGAATACCCACATCATCCTCCTCTCAGTGGGCTGTGTAATACTAGTACTGCTCATATGCCTATGTATCTGTATGAAGAAGTGCTAG